From a single Lewinella sp. LCG006 genomic region:
- a CDS encoding LytR/AlgR family response regulator transcription factor translates to MLTAIIIEDQPAAEKQLRQYLQTHCPEVEVLAAADTVVQGAKVLRQLQPDLLFLDIELPDGSGFDLLDIVGDWPGNVIFTTGLNDQAIRAFRYAAIDYLLKPIDPDLLKEAIAKAEQQLGRQHPQRQLLKLAGQSGPALPQRLALHAQDRIQLVEIKEIIRLEAESNYTNFHLANQKPILVGKTMKSFTDLLEEHDFLRVHQSHLVNPRFITDFIKTDGGYLQLSEGTKIPVSVRRKALVMDYIAKLG, encoded by the coding sequence ATGTTGACAGCAATAATCATCGAAGACCAGCCGGCAGCTGAAAAGCAATTGCGGCAATATTTACAAACACATTGCCCGGAGGTAGAGGTTTTGGCTGCTGCCGATACGGTTGTCCAAGGAGCCAAAGTCCTGCGGCAGCTTCAACCTGATCTCCTCTTTTTGGACATCGAACTGCCCGATGGTAGCGGTTTTGACCTGCTTGATATTGTGGGCGATTGGCCTGGGAATGTCATTTTTACGACGGGCCTCAACGACCAGGCTATTCGCGCTTTTCGATATGCCGCCATTGACTATCTTTTGAAACCTATCGATCCTGATTTGCTGAAAGAAGCGATAGCCAAGGCAGAACAACAACTGGGGCGGCAACATCCTCAACGTCAGTTGCTTAAGCTGGCGGGGCAGTCTGGGCCTGCATTACCCCAAAGGTTGGCACTACACGCGCAGGATCGTATTCAGTTGGTAGAAATTAAAGAAATTATCCGGCTGGAAGCCGAAAGTAATTATACCAATTTTCACCTTGCTAATCAAAAGCCTATTCTGGTCGGGAAGACCATGAAGAGCTTTACCGATCTGCTAGAGGAACACGATTTCCTCCGGGTGCATCAATCTCATCTGGTAAATCCACGCTTTATTACCGATTTTATCAAAACGGATGGAGGATACCTGCAATTGAGCGAGGGCACCAAAATTCCAGTGAGTGTAAGGCGTAAAGCACTGGTGATGGATTATATCGCAAAATTGGGATAG